One genomic window of Quercus lobata isolate SW786 chromosome 9, ValleyOak3.0 Primary Assembly, whole genome shotgun sequence includes the following:
- the LOC115960830 gene encoding phenylcoumaran benzylic ether reductase Betv6-like has product MTQKSKILIIGGTGYLGKFVVEASVKAGHPTFAMVRENTLLFDPIKGKLVQKFKNLGVTLLHGDLYDHESLVKAIKQVDVVISVVGNLQLVDQVRIVDAIKEAGNVKRFFPSEFGNDVDRVHVVEPAKTAFGTKVQFRRTVEANNIPYTYVAANYFFGHFLANLLQLGATVPPRDKVIIFGDGNPKAIFNKEDDIGTYTIRAVDDPRTLNKILYLRPPGNIYSFNELVSLWEKKIGKTLEKIYVPEEKMLKDIQESPILTNVLLGFHHGVFVKGDHTNFEIEPSFGVEASQLYPDVKYTSVEEYLDQFV; this is encoded by the exons atgactcagaaaagcaagattttgataATTGGAGGGACGGGCTATCTTGGGAAATTCGTGGTTGAAGCAAGCGTAAAGGCTGGGCATCCCACCTTTGCCATGGTGAGAGAGAACACACTACTCTTTGATCCCATTAAGGGAAAACTCGTTCAGAAGTTCAAGAACTTAGGTGTCACTTTGCTCCAc GGAGATCTTTACGACCATGAGAGTTTAGTGAAGGCGATAAAGCAAGTGGATGTGGTGATATCAGTGGTGGGTAACCTCCAATTAGTAGATCAGGTCAGGATTGTTGATGCCATTAAAGAAGCTGGTAATGTTAAG AGATTCTTCCCGTCTGAATTTGGAAACGATGTGGACCGAGTCCATGTTGTTGAGCCAGCAAAGACTGCATTTGGTACTAAGGTCCAATTTCGACGCACCGTTGAGGCTAACAACATCCCTTACACTTATGTTGCGGCCAACTACTTCTTTGGCCATTTTCTCGCTAACTTGTTACAGCTAGGAGCCACTGTTCCTCCTAGAGATAAAGTCATTATCTTTGGAGATGGAAATCCCAAAg CAATTTTTAACAAGGAAGATGACATAGGAACCTATACCATTAGAGCTGTGGATGACCCAAGAACATTGAACAAGATACTCTATCTTAGGCCTCCTGGAAACATTTACTCATTCAATGAGCTTGTTTCCCTTTGGGAGAAGAAGATTGGCAAAACCCTTGAGAAAATCTATGTTCCGGAGGAAAAGATGTTGAAGGACATCCAAG AGTCCCCAATTCTAACCAATGTGCTATTGGGATTCCACCACGGGGTCTTTGTGAAGGGTGATCACACCAACTTTGAGATTGAGCCATCATTTGGTGTGGAAGCTTCCCAGTTGTACCCAGATGTCAAATACACCTCTGTGGAAGAATATCTCGACCAATTTGTTTGA